From one Triticum aestivum cultivar Chinese Spring chromosome 4B, IWGSC CS RefSeq v2.1, whole genome shotgun sequence genomic stretch:
- the LOC123094865 gene encoding uncharacterized protein, whose amino-acid sequence MDGDSPVMTDSERRAYRYMQAPKVQGLGGIKNSWSNDSLFSLSYAGAGGRAVVHSCVCAPTTHPGSFRCKHHRQSAAHLGVAGHAQAQPTAEADPDAKRNEVHGEMSTADDEKAS is encoded by the coding sequence ATGGACGGCGACAGCCCGGTGATGACGGACAGCGAGCGGAGGGCGTACCGGTACATGCAGGCGCCCAAGGTGCAGGGCCTGGGCGGCATCAAGAACTCATGGTCCAACGACTCCCTCTTCAGCCTCAGCTACGCCGGCGCGGGGGGCAGGGCCGTCGTCCACTCGTGCGTCTGCGCGCCCACCACGCACCCGGGCTCCTTCCGCTGCAAGCACCACCGCCAGAGCGCCGCCCACCTCGGCGTCGCCGGTCACGCGCAAGCGCAGCCCACGGCTGAGGCCGACCCCGACGCTAAGCGCAACGAGGTCCACGGAGAAATGTCGACCGCGGATGACGAGAAGGCGTCGTGA